The Miscanthus floridulus cultivar M001 chromosome 17, ASM1932011v1, whole genome shotgun sequence genome has a window encoding:
- the LOC136515215 gene encoding uncharacterized protein, protein MFLHVVGHNERFRVVDLTFRRSAETISRFFQKVLYVIGELRNELIVPPTTNVHPRILGSRRWYPYFKDCIGAIDGTHVLARVPVKMQAAFRGRKHTITQNMLAAMDFDLRFTYVLAGWERSAHDALILFDALERDDGLRVPPGMGRMSMYLLNPHGLLISMTMPHSQIMSLTMEMDNMLDQVVNIGGEDNEVEQGGVVAANDGNPAAPQPNGPMHWTPVQSRFMLRRFHDLVGQGVKIDKGFKEVHVRQVALMVSKFARVNVSTQQIYNHLRKWRQRWVKIVRLKNLSGALWDEDHHMIVLDDEHLLGHTKDHPADAKFLNTSVENYVQMEAIFGGNQAIGRYAMGSNEPLGTPTDIGQGDIDAVEDITDLGGTDADSRKGTPSGMEDSKGSDAKGQEERGGKRKKLAQEEIDLMNGMIKAVETVGDALKTP, encoded by the exons atgttcttgcatgttgttggTCACAATGAGAGGTTTAGGGTGGTTGATCTCACCTTCAGGAGGTCCGCAGAGACAATTAGTAGGTTCTTCCAGAAGGTGTTATATGTAATAGGagagctaaggaatgaattgattgTCCCTCCTACTACCAATGTCCATCCTAGGATCCTTGGGAGCAGAAGGTGGTACCCCTATTTCAAG gACTGCATAGGAGCAATTGATGGTACTCATGTCTTAGCTAGAGTGCCTGTGAAGATGCAAGCTGCCTTTAGAGGTAGGAAGCACACCATCACACAAAATATGTTGGCAGCCATGGACTTTGACCTCAGATTCACCTATGTGCTTGCTGGTTGGGAGAGATCTGCACATGATGCTCTTATCTTGTTTGATGCTCTTGAAAGAGATGATGGCCTTAGAGTGCCACCAG GCATGGGTAGGATGAGCATGTACCTGCTGAATCCACATGGACTCCTAATATCAATGACAATGCCTCACAGCCAGATCATGTCCCTAACAATG GAAATGGACAATATGCTTGACCAGGTTGTTAACATTGGTGGTGAGGACAATGAGGTGGAACAGGGTGGGGTAGTTGCTGCTAATGATGGCAATCCAGCAGCCCCTCAGCCCAATGGCCCTATGCACTGGACTCCTGTCCAGTCTAGGTTCATGCTAAGGAGGTTCCATGATTTGGTGGGGCAGGGGGTCAAAATTGACAAAGGGTTCAAGGAGGTACATGTTAGGCAGGTTGCACTCATGGTCTCTAAGTTTGCTAGGGTCAATGTGAGCACCCAGCAGATTTACAATCACTTGAGAAAGTGGAGGCAAAGGTGGGTTAAGATTGTTAGGCTCAAGAATTTGAGTGGTGCTCTATGGGATGAGGACCACCATATGATAGTACTTGATGATGAACACCTGCTTGGCCACACCAAG GACCATCCTGCTGATGCTAAGTTCTTGAACACATCAGTAGAGAACTATGTTCAGATGGAGGCCATCTTTGGTGGTAATCAGGCCATAGGCAGGTATGCAATGGGCTCAAATGAACCTCTAGGCACTCCAACCGACATTGGCCAAGGTGATATTGATGCCGTTGAGGACATCACTGACTTAGGTGGCACAGATGCTGATTCTAGAAAGGGAACTCCTTCTGGTATGGAAGACTCTAAGGGTTCTGATGCCAAGGGCCAGGAGGAAAGGGGTGGCAAGAGAAAAAAGCTTGCCCAAGAGGAAATAGACCTCATGAATGGAATGATCAAGGCTGTGGAGACTGTAGGAGATGCCCTCAAGACTCCATAG